The Lichenihabitans psoromatis genome contains a region encoding:
- the msrA gene encoding peptide-methionine (S)-S-oxide reductase MsrA has translation MLKSTMLRGTRPVFLAVGLLAAGGVIALAPHSFAEDARAVPAPVMDEPATGSSETAVLAGGCFWGVQGVFQHVRGVSNAVSGYAGGAAGTATYDEVSTGTTGHAESVKVTFDPHKISYGKILQIYFSAIHDPTELNRQGPDSGTQYRSAIFPTSAEQARVAKAYTAQLDSAHVYDAAVVTTIEPDRAFYPAEQHHQDFLARNPRYPYIAINDMPKVEALKRMYPALYRPEPVLVASAPSTN, from the coding sequence ATGTTGAAATCGACGATGCTTCGGGGCACCCGCCCGGTTTTCCTGGCTGTCGGGTTGTTGGCGGCCGGCGGCGTGATCGCACTCGCGCCGCATTCCTTTGCCGAAGATGCGCGAGCCGTGCCGGCACCGGTGATGGACGAGCCGGCTACAGGATCAAGCGAAACGGCCGTGCTGGCCGGCGGCTGCTTTTGGGGCGTGCAAGGCGTCTTCCAGCATGTGCGCGGCGTCAGCAACGCCGTCTCGGGCTATGCTGGCGGAGCCGCCGGAACCGCCACTTACGATGAGGTGAGCACGGGAACGACGGGCCACGCCGAATCCGTCAAGGTGACGTTCGACCCGCATAAGATCAGCTACGGCAAGATCCTGCAGATCTACTTTTCGGCCATTCACGATCCGACGGAACTGAACCGCCAGGGTCCCGATTCGGGCACGCAATATCGTTCGGCCATCTTCCCGACGAGCGCCGAGCAGGCGCGTGTCGCCAAAGCCTATACGGCGCAGCTCGATTCAGCGCATGTCTATGACGCGGCGGTCGTCACCACGATCGAGCCGGATCGCGCCTTTTATCCGGCCGAGCAGCACCATCAGGACTTCCTGGCCCGGAACCCGCGCTATCCCTATATCGCGATCAACGACATGCCGAAGGTGGAAGCGTTGAAGCGCATGTACCCCGCCCTGTATCGGCCTGAGCCGGTTCTGGTCGCCTCGGCCCCGTCCACCAACTGA